A single Anopheles maculipalpis chromosome 3RL, idAnoMacuDA_375_x, whole genome shotgun sequence DNA region contains:
- the LOC126564110 gene encoding ribonuclease Z, mitochondrial, which produces MYTISSLISSNVVRSIVLKRWKSTHKKLHNVLSKMPLDPKHIAEAQKQRLKLKQKVSKVSPGIVNLQVLGCGAPGTPASVYLFTDQTRYLFNCGEGTQRLAYEHKTKLSCLENIFMTRTNWERIGGLPGICLTMQDVGVPAVSLHGPPGLDELFKAMRRFVILKDMKVEAAEYATGDVYEDHVMTLRYVVINRDTSECKAAGSDEEQSQDEAPVDDTDYYAYERKKEPLQQTQPDMVKSSRTTDWTKREETSVMAYICKLKPRHGQLSLERCVEFGVPPGPLLGQLKNGNDITLPDGRVVKSADVRAPDDPGPVFMFLDIPSREYLHDFVAKGDVFAKYQQQATEESDQAIFVVHFTPLDVMQSDEYRQFMDRFSASTRHIALNEVNGFSGYIAAHRIQYHLNQLDEQIFPLLCEENNDYNDPSATDSDIVRSSSLSYMHIRPPKGIDRAQEASLNPTEYLSELHLLPDFKEALEALKLQMAQHCERRTVSIRAEQFPRLIFLGTGSSIPNKTRNVSAILILTSKQSSILLDCGEGTVGQIWRFFGKTHAEDVLRSIKAVYISHLHADHHLGLIGLLQARKKVLGDSCERLTLLAPEQISYWLRLYDCRFETIHKDYTLVKNADLLENPFKDERLLEMGIKEISTCRVRHCPHSFGVALKVASCGTYPDTNIAGDVKITYSGDTMPCESLIALGRDSTILIHEATMEDELAAEARLKMHSTLSQAIDQGRKMNARYTLLTHFSQRYAKIPRLRPEQQQSGLGIDLGIAFDNMEVTLDDLSTLCKFYPALKAMFISHFEEMEQKAIKRGNKKLRLETVKNGTGCKECSPTR; this is translated from the exons ATGTATACAATTAGTAGTTTGATAAGCTCGAATGTAGTTAGATCTATAGTGCTAAAACGTTGGAAATCTACTCATAAGAAGTTGCACAACGTTCTCAGCAAAATGCCGCTTGATCCAAAACACATTGCCGAGGCTCAGAAGCAACGATTGAAGCTGAAGCAAAAAGTGTCGAAAGTATCGCCTGGTATCGTTAATCTCCAGGTGCTAGGATGTGGCGCACCGGGCACACCGGCTTCGGTGTACCTGTTTACGGATCAAACGCGCTACCTCTTCAACTGTGGCGAGGGTACGCAAAGGTTAGCGTACGAGCACAAAACGAAACTCTCCTGCCTGGAGAACATATTCATGACCCGTACTAACTGGGAACGAATCGGTGGTTTGCCCGGCatttgtctaacgatgcaggACGTCGGTGTGCCGGCCGTATCGCTTCATGGGCCACCCGGGCTGGATGAGTTATTCAAAGCGATGCGACGGTTCGTTATATTGAAGGATATGAAAGTGGAAGCTGCCGAGTATGCAACTGGAGACGTATACGAAGATCACGTTATGACTCTTCGATACGTCGTCATCAATCGAGATACGAGCGAATGCAAAGCGGCTGGATCTGATGAAGAGCAAAGCCAGGATGAGGCCCCCGTTGACGATACGGATTATTATGCGTACGAGCGAAAGAAGGAACCACTTCAACAAACGCAACCCGATATGGTAAAAAGCTCTCGCACCACAGATTGGACCAAACGTGAGGAAACTTCCGTAATGGCGTACATCTGCAAGCTAAAACCACGTCATGGTCAGCTGTCCTTGGAACGGTGCGTTGAATTCGGTGTACCGCCGGGTCCGCTGCTGGGACAGTTGAAGAATGGCAATGACATTACCCTACCCGACGGACGTGTCGTTAAATCGGCTGATGTTCGAGCTCCGGATGATCCTGGTCCTGTGTTTATGTTCCTTGACATTCCCAGCCGAGAGTACTTGCATGATTTCGTAGCAAAAGGTGATGTTTTTGCAAAGTATCAGCAGCAAGCTACTGAGGAATCAGATCAAGCCATTTTCGTTGTACATTTTACTCCGCTGGATGTGATGCAATCCGACGAATATAGACAATTTATGGATCGGTTTTCGGCCAGCACCAGGCATATAGCGTTAAACGAGGTGAATGGGTTTTCCGGTTACATTGCGGCACATCGCATTCAGTATCATTTGAATCAGCTGGATGAGCAGATTTTCCCTCTACTTTG CGAAGAGAACAACGACTATAACGATCCTTCAGCAACGGATAGTGATATTGTGCGATCATCATCGCTTAGTTACATGCACATTCGACCACCGAAAGGGATCGACAG GGCACAAGAAGCATCCTTAAATCCAACGGAATACCTGAGTGAACTTCACTTGTTACCAGATTTCAAAGAAGCCTTGGAAGCCCTGAAGCTGCAAATGGCACAGCACTGCGAACGGCGGACGGTATCGATAAGAGCCGAACAATTTCCTCGCTTGATCTTCCTCGGCACCGGATCATCCATACCGAACAAAACTCGAAATGTTAGCgcaattttgattttaacaAG CAAACAATCCTCAATTCTGTTGGACTGTGGTGAAGGAACTGTCGGTCAAATATGGCGATTTTTCGGAAAAACGCACGCAGAAGATGTCTTGCGATCGATTAAGGCGGTCTACATCTCGCACCTGCATGCCGATCATCATCTGG GATTGATTGGTTTGCTGCAAGCGCGTAAGAAAGTGCTCGGCGATAGCTGTGAACGGTTGACGTTGCTTGCTCCGGAACAAATTTCCTACTGGCTACGGTTGTACGATTGCAGATTCGAAACCATTCACAAAGACTATACGCTTGTGAAAAATGCAGATCTG ttGGAAAATCCCTTCAAAGATGAACGATTGCTTGAGATGGGCATTAAAGAGATTTCTACCTGCCGTGTCCGGCACTGCCCACACTCTTTCGGTGTCGCTTTAAAAGTAGCTTCCTGTGGGACTTACCCGGACACAAACATCGCAGGGGATGTAAAAATTACCTACAGCGGCGATACTATGCCTTGCGAAAGTCTTATTGCGCTGGGCCGTGATTCGACCATTCTCATACACGAGGCAACGATGGAGGACGAACTGGCAGCAGAGGCACGCCTCAAAATGCACAGCACACTATCGCAGGCGATCGAtcagggaaggaaaatgaatgccCGGTACACACTGCTCACACACTTCAGCCAGCGGTACGCGAAAATACCTCGCCTTCGACCGGAACAGCAGCAATCGGGACTCGGTATCGATCTGGGGATAGCGTTCGACAATATGGAAGTAACGTTGGACGATTTGTCGACACTGTGCAAGTTTTATCCCGCACTGAAAGCGATGTTCATTAGCCACTTTGAGGAGATGGAACAGAAAGCGATCAAGCGGGGCAACAAAAAGTTACGCTTGGAAACGGTGAAAAATGGCACCGGATGTAAAGAATGTTCCCCAACGCGATAA
- the LOC126565517 gene encoding serine/arginine-rich splicing factor 2, which yields MSGYARPPPRIDGMISLKVDNLTYRTTPDDLRRVFERCGEVGDIYIPRDRHTRESRGFAFVRFYDKRDAEDALDAMDGRMLDGRELRVQMARYGRPTSPQRRGNRYNGRERGRSRERYRRRSRSRSPEHRRRSYSRSKSRTPRSRSGSKSSRGKDSRSRSPAERGHY from the exons ATGAGTGGATACGCACGGCCGCCCCCGAGAATAGATGGAATGATTTCGCTAAAA GTCGACAATCTAACCTACCGCACAACACCGGATGACTTGAGACGCGTGTTTGAGCGTTGCGGTGAGGTGGGAGATATCTACATTCCTCGTGACAGACATACGCGTGAAAGCCGCGGATTCGCATTTGTCAG GTTCTACGATAAGCGTGATGCCGAAGACGCACTAGATGCCATGGATGGACGCATGTTAGATGGCAGGGAGCTCCGCGTACAGATGGCACGCTACGGTCGGCCTACTTCACCACAGCGCCGCGGAAACCGTTACAACGGGCGTGAAAGAGGACGCTCCCGGGAACGGTATCGCCGTCGTTCTCGCTCTCGCAGTCCCGAACACCGTCGCCGTTCGTACTCACGCTCCAAATCACGCACTCCGCGTTCCCGTTCCGGGAGCAAATCATCCCGCGGCAAGGATTCCCGCTCTCGTAGCCCTGCAGAACGTGGACATTACTAG